Genomic segment of Polycladomyces abyssicola:
CGCTGTTTCTCCTTCAATCTTTGGGCTACATCCAAAATCAGCCCGATTTCTTCCGGTTTCCAGTCTGCCAGCGACAGACAGTCCCGTCCTTTCAACGGTTCTGCTTGTACGGGAACCAATGCGACACTCATGGTTGGACGACCTCCTTCCATCCGGTTGCGGTAATGGGAACCAACGCCTGCTCCACCGGTGTAGACTCTTCAGCGATGCGGACATACCAGAGAAACGTCTCCAGGGAAGTGAAGCAAGGCACCTGCCATGCCAGACACGCCCGGCGCAGTCGATACCCCGCGCGCTTGGGATCATTGCCACGGGTGGCCACATTGACGACGACTTTGTCGCCATTGGCCTTCAACCATTCCGTCCACTCCTCCTCGGTCAGGCTCTTCACCTCGACTCCCCATTGCTGCAGGATATAACGGGCTGTCCCAGGCGTTCCGTAAAGCGAGACCCCTTTGGCGGACAATTCGCGGACCAGCGAGCCGAGCTCATGCTTTTTGACGTCGGATACTGACAACAACACCCGGGTGCGGGAACTCAGTTCGGGCAAAGGTGCACCGACAGCCGACGGCAATACTTTTTTCATGGCGATCTCCGGTGTGGAACCCATCCCCAGCACTTCGCCGGTCGATTTCATGTTGGGTCCGAGGACAGGATCGACGCCTGGCAATTTGGCAGCGGAAAACACCGGTGCTTTCACTGCTACAATCGGAGGTGGGGGGAGCAGTCCCGTAGGGGCAAAAGCGGCCAGGGCTTCGCCCATCTGCACCCGAGTGGCCCACTCGATCATCGGTACCCCCGTAACCTTGCTGACGATGGGCACTGTCCGGGACGCACGCGGGTTGACTTCCAACACCCGCACCTCTCCGTCGTGGATGACGAACTGGATGTTGAGCAATCCTTTGTGTGACAAGGAACGAGCCATCCGCTCCGTGTAATCGATCAGCCGGTGGCGCACCGCGTCGGGCAGGTCGATCGCCGGCAGAAACGAAATACTGTCTCCGGAATGAACACCGGCCCGTTCCACATGCTGGACCAACACGGGGATGACCACGTCCCGACCGTCGGTGACGGCGTCCACCTCCACTTCGATCCCCTCCATGAATCGGTCCAGCAGGAGCGGATAAGCGGCTTCCGTCACCCCGTATTGATCGTACGTCGCCATTACCGTAGTCAGTTGAGTGGGGCTGTGTACCACCATCATCCCCTGTCCACCAATCACATAGGAAGGACGCAACAACAGAGGATAACCCAGCTTTTCCGCCAGTGCGAAAACCTCTTCTGGAGAAGCGGCCGTCGCCCCCGGAATGTGCGGTATCTCCAGCTCATTCAACCAGCGATAAAACAGCTCACGATCCTCCACCCGATCGATCGCATCGGACGAGGTGCCGTACAAACGCAAACCTGCTTTCTCCAACCCCTGGATCAATTTGACCGCCGTCTGCCCGCCGGTTTGCACCATCACGCCGTCAACCATCTCTTTTTCGGCGACATGCCGGACGTCTTCCACGGTAAGTGGTTCGAAATACAATCGGTCGGCCGTGGCGTAATCGGTGCTGACCGTCTCGGGGTTATTGTTTACCACCACGGCGCAGATTCCCCTTTTTTTGAGGGCTTTCACCGTGTGCACCGAGCAGTAGTCGAATTCGATGCCTTGCCCGATCCGGATCGGACCCGAGCCGACCACCAAGACGCGACGCTCGGCGGATGCGGTCTCCACCTCGTCGTTTCCTTTCCAAGTGGAGTAAAAGTACGGGGTTTCCGCGACGAATTCGGCAGCACAGGTATCCACCCATTTGTATGACGGAGACCATCCTTTTTGTTGCAAGCGTGAGCGCACCTCATTTTCCGAAACACCCCACGTCCGTGCCAACCAGGAGTCGGCCACGCCCCATTCTTTGGCTTTTTTCAACAGATCGTCAGGAACCGATTCCCAAGTGTGCTCCGCCAGTTTCCGTTCCAACTCCACCATCTGCTGCAGTTTGTGCAGGAAAAAGGGCGTAATGTTGGTGAACTGAAGCACCTTTTCCACGCTCCAGCCGCGACGGAAGGCTTCCCCGATCAGGAACAAACGCCGGTCGTCAGCTTCCTCCAAGCCCCGTGCCAACGCTTCGTCGCTCCAGTCGGCAAATTGAGGCAATACCAGCGCGTCCAATCCCATGTCCAATGAGCGGATCGCTTTGTACATGGCCGATTCCAAGTTGCGACCGAGCGCCATTACTTCCCCGGTGGCCTTCATCTGTGTGCCGAGCTTGCGTTCCCCGTACGGGAATTTATCGAACGGCCAACGCGGCAATTTGACCACCACGTAATCCAGCGCCGGCTCAAAGCTGGCAAACGTGTGGCCCGTCACAGGGTTGATACACTCGTCCAGGCGGTATCCCACCGCCAATTTGGCGGCGATGCGGGCGATCGGATACCCCGTCGCCTTGGAAGCCAGCGCACTGGAGCGACTGACCCGCGGATTCACTTCGATGATGGCGTATTCCCCCGTCTCGGGATGAACGGCGAATTGGATGTTACACCCGCCGATCACGCCCAGGGCACGGATCACTTTGCACGCCACCGTCCGCAACTGTTGATACTGACGGTCGGTCAACGTTTGCGACGGGGCCACGACGATGCTGTCCCCGGTGTGGATACCGACGGGGTCGATGTTTTCCATGTTGCACACGGTGATGCACGTATCAGCATGATCCCGCATCACTTCATATTCAATCTCTTTCCATCCCAAAATGCTCTGTTCCACGAGAATCTGGCGGATGGGGCTGGCCGTGAGGCCTTTGCGGGCGATCTCGCGCAGCTCCGTTTCATTCCGGGCGATCCCGCCGCCGAACCCGCCCAAGGTGTAGGCCGGGCGGATGATGGCGGGGTAGCCGATTTCTCCGGCAAATGCCACCGCTTCCTCCACCGTCGACACGGTTTGGCTCCGGGGGACGGGTTCTCCGATATCCGCCATCATCTGCTTGAATGCTTCCCGATCCTCTCCTTTGATGATCGTCTCGATCGGCGTTCCGAGCAGACGGACACCGTATTGCTCCAGTACCCCTTTCTCATGCAGGGCCACCGCCAGGTTGAGCCCCGTTTGCCCACCCATTGTGGCCAGCAATCCATCGGGCCGTTCCCGTTTGATAATCTCTGTCACCACATCGACGGTG
This window contains:
- the carB gene encoding carbamoyl-phosphate synthase (glutamine-hydrolyzing) large subunit, producing the protein MPNPKPVRSVLVIGSGPIVIGQAAEFDYSGTQACLALKEEGIRVILINNNPATMMTDPDVADVIYMEPLTVDVVTEIIKRERPDGLLATMGGQTGLNLAVALHEKGVLEQYGVRLLGTPIETIIKGEDREAFKQMMADIGEPVPRSQTVSTVEEAVAFAGEIGYPAIIRPAYTLGGFGGGIARNETELREIARKGLTASPIRQILVEQSILGWKEIEYEVMRDHADTCITVCNMENIDPVGIHTGDSIVVAPSQTLTDRQYQQLRTVACKVIRALGVIGGCNIQFAVHPETGEYAIIEVNPRVSRSSALASKATGYPIARIAAKLAVGYRLDECINPVTGHTFASFEPALDYVVVKLPRWPFDKFPYGERKLGTQMKATGEVMALGRNLESAMYKAIRSLDMGLDALVLPQFADWSDEALARGLEEADDRRLFLIGEAFRRGWSVEKVLQFTNITPFFLHKLQQMVELERKLAEHTWESVPDDLLKKAKEWGVADSWLARTWGVSENEVRSRLQQKGWSPSYKWVDTCAAEFVAETPYFYSTWKGNDEVETASAERRVLVVGSGPIRIGQGIEFDYCSVHTVKALKKRGICAVVVNNNPETVSTDYATADRLYFEPLTVEDVRHVAEKEMVDGVMVQTGGQTAVKLIQGLEKAGLRLYGTSSDAIDRVEDRELFYRWLNELEIPHIPGATAASPEEVFALAEKLGYPLLLRPSYVIGGQGMMVVHSPTQLTTVMATYDQYGVTEAAYPLLLDRFMEGIEVEVDAVTDGRDVVIPVLVQHVERAGVHSGDSISFLPAIDLPDAVRHRLIDYTERMARSLSHKGLLNIQFVIHDGEVRVLEVNPRASRTVPIVSKVTGVPMIEWATRVQMGEALAAFAPTGLLPPPPIVAVKAPVFSAAKLPGVDPVLGPNMKSTGEVLGMGSTPEIAMKKVLPSAVGAPLPELSSRTRVLLSVSDVKKHELGSLVRELSAKGVSLYGTPGTARYILQQWGVEVKSLTEEEWTEWLKANGDKVVVNVATRGNDPKRAGYRLRRACLAWQVPCFTSLETFLWYVRIAEESTPVEQALVPITATGWKEVVQP